The Polynucleobacter sp. MWH-CaK5 region ATGTATCTGACCAAAGTTGGGGCACCACGCGTCACCATGCATGGTGTCTTCATGGACATCTTGGGTATGGGCGTATTGATCATGGGCGACTCAGGTCTAGGTAAAAGTGAATTAGGCCTAGAACTTATTTCAAGAGGTCATGGCTTGGTGGCTGATGATGCAGTTGATTTTGCCCGACTAGGTCCCGATTACATTGAAGGCCGCTGCCCGCCAATCCTAAGAGACCTCTTAGAGGTGCGTGGTCTTGGCCTGTTAGATATCCGCACTATTTTTGGTGAAACAGCTGTGCGACGCAGAATGAAATTAAGACTGATCGTTCAGTTGGTTAGAAGAAATGATGGTGAGTTTGAAAGATTACCAATCGATGGTCAATCCATCGATGTTCTTGGCTTTCCGATTCGCAGCGTAAAAATTCAAGTGGCGGCCGGACGAAACTTAGCGGTGTTGGTTGAGGCTGCTGTGCGCAACACCATTTTGCAATTGCGCGGCATTGACACCTTAAAAGAATTCATGGAACGTCAGCGTCAGTTGATGGCATCAGAAGATGCTAATAAAAATCAAAGTCGCCTGATTTAATATGCGTGTATTCATCATCACCGGAATTTCTGGCTCAGGCAAATCAGTTGCCTTGAATGCCCTAGAAGATGCTGGATATGATTGCGTAGATAACTTACCGGTTGATTTCATTCATGACTTAGTTCAGTCACTTAGCAAACAAGGCCGAGAAAAGATAGCCGTTGCTGTGGATGCACGTCGCGGACAGTCCATCAAAGAACTTCCAGCCATCATTGAGCAGCTTCAGCAAAACCATGATGTGCGAGTTTTATTTTTAAACTCAAACACAGAAACACTGGTGCAACGTTTCTCTGAAACACGCAGAAGACACCCTCTATCAAAACCTGATGACAACAGAACTCCTCAGGTTGCATTGATTGATGCCATAGAAAAAGAACGCTTACTGTTGGCTGATCTTGCAGAGACTGCGCACAACATTGATACCAGTCATATCAAAGCCCATACCCTGAGATCTTGGATCCAAGATTTATTAAAAGATGAACGCCCGGGGTTAACCATTTTGTTTGAGTCATTTGGATTCAAGCATGGTGTTCCAAGAGATGCAGATTTGGTATTTGATGTTCGCTGCCTACCAAACCCACACTACGATCCACAATTAAGACCATTGACCGGCAATGATCCTGAGGTGGCTAACTTCTTAAGAGAACATCCTGAAGTTCAAGCGATGGGCGACGATATACGCCGCTTTATTGAAACCTGGCTGCCCAAGTATCAAGCCGACAGAAGAAGTTACCTGACCATTGCGATTGGTTGCACAGGTGGGCAACATCGCTCGGTTTATTTGGTGAATTGTTTATTTGATTATTTCAAAAAGAAATCTCAAGCAATCGCTGGAGATGATCTTCACCTACTCATTCGCCATCGCGAACTAGATCTAAATTCTTTAAAAAAAGAGACATCGGCTTAGGCAAACCCAAACCAGCCACATCATTCAGTGAGAACCACTGTTGATTTTCTTGTAAACGAACTCGCTTCTTTAGATGAACTTTCATGGGCTTAATCGTCATCTGTCGATGTGTTAGCACATGCTTAAACGCAGGCATTACTTGAGATGGTTCTTTTACTGACTCTTGGCTTTCTGGAAAGCACCACAAGCCAGCCCAAATTCCTTTCTCGGGCCTTTTCTCCAACAAGACCTGATCTTGATGAATCATCACCCACCAAGTCATATCAATTTTTTCAACTTTGACTTTTTTAACTTTCAAAGGAATTTGATTAATACGCTCGCTTAAATGAGCAACACAAGATTTCTTAAATGGGCATGAACCATTTTGTGGATCGATACATGCCGGTTGATATTGGGTGCAGTGAGTTGCGCCAAAATCCATCAAACCCTGCGTATAAGCAATTAGATCTGTCTTTTTATGAGGCAATAAATTTTCCGCGTGCGCCCACAATTGATTCGCGTGCAAAGCCTTGCTCAAATCCTGATCAAAGCCCCAAATTCTAGCCAACACCCTTTTGACGTTTCCATCCAATATGGCAGCTCTCTTGCCATACGCAAAGACTGCAATGGCAGCGGCTGTTGATCTGCCAATACCTGGCAAAGACTCTAGGACCTTAGGATCACTTGGGAAGACCCCATCATATTCAGCCATCACAACTTGTGCGCAGCGATGTAGATTTCTGGCGCGCGTGTAATAACCCATCCCACTCCATTGAGCCAGAACTTGATCGACTGTTGCAGCTCCTAAACATTCAACAGTTGGGAATATTTTTAAAAACTCATCGTAACGATTCAGAACAGTTGAAACTTGCGTTTGTTGCAACATGATTTCTGATAACCAAACACGGTAAGCAATTCTATTTTTTTGCCACGGCAAATCATGACGGCCTGATTTTTTTTGCCAATCAATCAGATCTTGCGTGAAGTTTTTCACTTCTGAAAATTTCATTACTTTTTCTGACATTTGGAACAGAAGTAAGTAGACCGCTGCCCTTGGACTATTTGTTTGATGGGGGTTTTGCACTGAAGGCACGGCAAACCAAATCGGTCATAGACTTTGGTTTGCAACATGAAGTGTCCAGGATTGCCATCACTGTTCACAAAATCTTTCAAGCTACTACCACCGGCCTTGATTGCTCGACTCAAGGTATCTTTGATTGCAGATGCCAACATCGATGCTCTTGGCTTAGATAACTTTCCAGCTGGCATCTCAGGATGAATACCTGCTAAAAATAAACTCTCTGAGCAATAGATGTTGCCAACCCCGACCACTGCTTGACCAGCCAGCAACCACTGTTTAATCGAAATCTGTCGCCCCTTGGCATGCTCGTATAGATGTTGTCCAGCCCTCTCATCAGAAAAATCATCTGAGAATGGCTCAACGCCTAATTTGGCGATCAATGGGTGACGTTCGATTTCACCATCCTCATCAGCAGCCCACAACACAGCACCAAACTTCCTAGGATCATGTAAACGCAATAATTTTTTACCGAAGCCAATTTCAACGCGATCGTGTTTTTTGAGCTCATCCTTGGGATTGGCCACTCGGAGCACACCAGTCATGCCAAGATGAATCAACAAATATCCATCTTCCATTCTGAATAGCAAGTATTTGCCTCGTCGTTTAATTTGGGTGAGTTTTTTACCTACCAGTAATTTATTTAAATTCGCGGGAACAGGCCAACGCAAGCGGCCATCGTAAATGGCAACACTCGTCACAGTTTTACCCACAACATGGGGCTCAACCCCCTGCTTGGTAACTTCAACTTCTGGTAATTCAGGCATATGCCAATTGTAGGCGGTGAGATTAGAATGTGCTTATGACGATAAAACTTAAATTTTTGCTAAGCATTCTGCTTGCCTCTGCTAGCTTTCATACATGGTCTGCTCCGGCTAAAAGCCTCACACCAGAAGAAATGTTTCAAATCCTGGCATCTGAAATCAGTCTCCAACGAGGAGAAGCCTCGGCGGCCTACCAAACCTATATGAGTATGGCCAGATCATTACAAGATGGAGCACTTGCTCAACGAGCCATGGAAATTGCGATTGCAGGCAACTCTCCAGAATTGGCCTTGGATGCCGCAAAACTTTGGGATGAAATCAACCCAAAAGATGCCAAAGAAATATTAACAACTCTTTTTATGTTGAATCAGCGCTGGGCAGAAAGTGTCAAACCAGCGCAAGCTCAATTAAGTCAATTAAAAAGTATTGCCGCCAAAGAAAAGCTAATTAACTCTTGGCGCCCACTTTTAGCAAGAGCTCGTGATGAAGAAGCCAGTCTCGTCGCTTTTTTCAGCATACTAAAAGCCTCGATTCTTCAAATTAATGATTTAGACATTCTTTACACTTATTCACTAGGCGCTGAAAAAGCAAAAAATTATGACGAGATGGAAAAAACATTGCGTCGCATTATTCAAAAAAAGCCTGACGATAAAAATGCACTCAATGCCTTGGGTTACTCTTTTGCCGATCGTGGCATCAAACTTCCCGAAGCAGTCAGCCTTCTAAAAAAAGCACACCAATTAGCACCCAATGACATGTTCATTCTTGATAGTCTTGCGTGGGCCAACTTTCGTTTGGGCAACACAAACCTAGCGATTGAGCAGTTAAGCAAAGCTTTTGAAACCAAGCCAGAAGCAGAGATTGGCGCTCACTTGGGCGAAGCACTTTGGTCCAAGCAAGATCGCAAAGGTGCTGACCAAGTTTGGAGAAAAGCTGAATCATTGGACGCTAACAATCAAACGCTGAAAGACACCATGGCTAGACTTTGGCCAGATAGAGTTCCAAGCTCATCAAAAAAATCACCTCAATTATGGGATGGTCGTTTTGCTGTTAAGGTCAGCGGCAATGATTCTAAGAATGGTGGAAGCGGTGCATTCACTCTCAGCCATGAAGCTCAAACGGATGTCTTAGATATCAGAAACCCAATGGGTGGCGCCATGGCAAAAATCACCATCAATGCCTCTGGTGCAAAACTAGAAGATGGCGACAAGATTTTTGAGGCTCATGATGCTGATGCATTGTTGCAAAGCTATACAGGCCTTCCCTTGCCTGCCAGGGGTTTATCCAAATGGTTAAACGGTGAAGCCAGAGTTGGTGCACCTGCCAGCATTGAACGCGACGACAAACTAAGAGCGCAAAAAATGATTCAAGATGGCTGGACCATGACATTCCAATGGACCGAAAAAAATCAAATAAAAAAATTAGATCTGACTAGAAACTCACCGACTGGTCTGATTGAGATAAAAATAATTTTTGAAGAACTAGATGACTAAGGCATTGCACCTTCAAGCGCCGGCAAAAATAAATCGCTTTCTTCACATTGTTGGACAAAGAGAAGATGGTTATCACTTGCTGCAAACTGTCTTTCAGTTAATTGATCTTCATGATGATATTTCTCTGACCCTTTCTCCCGATGGATGCGTGCATCGAACTGCAGGGGCTGCAAACATCCCAGCGGATGATGACCTGGTAGTTCGGGCGGCAAAATTACTTCAGGAACACACCCAAACCAAGCAAGGCTGCACCATTCAAGTTGAAAAGCGCATCCCCATGGGGGCTGGCCTAGGTGGGGGATCATCAGATGCAGCAGCAACCCTTTGGGGTCTCAATGAGTTATGGAATCTTCAGTTAAGTCGCCAGGAATTGATGGATTTAGGGGTCAAACTGGGCGCTGATGTGCCATTTTTCTTGTTTGGTCAAAATGCTTTTGCAGAGGGCATAGGCGAGCTTCTTCAAGCTGTAAGCCTTCCAGAGTCCTGTTTTTTATTGGTTTATCCAAAAGTACACATCCCAACCGTGGATGTCTTCAAAGACCCAAATTTGACGAGAAATCACCCAGCCGTTACAATCTCAGACTTTATTGATTCACCCAATCTTGAGCAATTTGGTAAGAACGATTGTGAAGAGGTTGTGATTCAAAAGTATCAGGAAGTTGCAGCAGTATTAGACTGGATTCGCCAACAGGCTCCGCAATCGAGCCCAAGGATGTCAGGATCAGGTAGCAGCGTGTTTGTTGCCCTTGAAACTGATCAAGCCAATCATTTACTGAGTCAACTGCCTCATCAATGGATCGGTTTTGTGGTGCGGGGGCTTTCAAGGCATCCGTCATACAATCCAAGTTCATAGGAGTAGATGCGAGAGGGGAGTCGCCAAGTTGGTTAAGGCACCGGATTTTGATTCCGGCATGCGAAGGTTCGAATCCTTCTTCCCCTGCCAAAACTTGTCGCATAATCTAACTACTCATTCATAAAACACCAAATATGACAAAAGAACCTATGCAACATGAAACCATGATGGTTTTCACTGGCAATGCCAACCCTGCTTTGGCGAAGGCCGTGACTGATCACTTAAAAGTCCCCCTCGGAAAAGCTGCAGTGGGTCGCTTTTCAGACGGTGAAATTCAAGTAGAAATTCAAGAAAACGTTCGTGGCAAACATGTGGTAGTTCTTCAATCAACCTGTGCTCCGGCCAATGACAACCTGATGGAACTCATGATCATGGTTGATGCTCTAAAGCGAGCATCTGCAGGCAGGATTACCGCAGTGATCCCTTACTTCGGTTATGCGCGCCAAGATAGAAGACCTAGATCTGCCCGTGTTGCGATCTCTGCGCGCCTAGTAGCCAACATGCTCCAGCAAGTTGCCGGCGTTGACCGCGTCTTGACCATGGACTTGCATGCTGACCAAATTCAGGGATTTTTCGATATCCCAGTAGATAACATTTACGCCTCACCGATCCTTTTGACTGATCTTCAGACCAAAAAGAGCCCCGATTTATTGGTAGTGTCTCCAGACGTTGGTGGTGTTGTTAGAGCACGAGCTCTCGCCAAACAGTTGGGATGTGACTTAGCCATCATCGACAAACGTCGTCCAAAAGCCAACGTTTCTGAAGTGATGCACGTGATCGGTGAAGTTGAAGGCCGTCATTGCGTGATCATGGATGACATGATTGATACAGGCGGCACACTTTGCAAAGCAGCCCAGGTTCTCAAAGAGCGTGGCGCTAAGAGTGTGGTGGCCTACTGTACCCACCCAGTTCTATCAGGCGGCGCTGTTGGTCGTATCGCTGAATCTGCCTTGGATGAAGTGGTAGTAACTGACACCATTCCATTGAATGATGAAGCTAAAAAACTCAATAAAATCAGAGTTTTATCTACAGCACCATTGCTAGCCGAGACACTCTCTCGCATCAGCACTGGTGATTCTGTGATGTCACTATTTGCTGATTCTTAATTTATTCCCCTAAGAATCAAGCTTTTTACGATAGAATAGAGGGCTTTCCTGTTTGGTCGCGAACAGGAAAGCCTTTATTTTTTAATTATTTGGAGTTCATATGAAAGTTGTCGCTTACGAACGTAGCGTACAGGGAACGGGTGCGAGCCGCCGCCTGCGCAATGCTGGAAAAACACCCGGCATTATTTATGGTGGTACTGAAGCCCCTCAAGCTGTAGAGCTAGATCACAATGCACTATTTCACGCTTTGCGTAAAGAAGCATTCCACTCATCAATTTTAGACATTGAAGTTGCAGGAAAGACTCAAAAAGCTCTTTTGCGTAACTATCAAATGCACCCTTTCAAGCCATTGGTTTTGCACATTGACTTCCAGCGTGTAGACGTCAATAAGAAGATTCACGTTAAAGTGCCTTTGCACTTTGTGAACGCTGAAACTGCACCTGCTGTTAAATTAGGCGGCGCTTTGATCAGCCACATTGCAACTGAAATCGAAGTAGTTTGCTTACCTGCAGACTTACCAGAATTCATTCAAGTTGATTTGGGCAGTATCGAAGTTGGTCATTCAATTCACGTTAAAGACGTTGCTTTGCCAAAAGGTCTTTCACTGGTGCCTCACCTTGAAGTTGAAAACCCAGTGGTTGCGAACGCTCGCGTTCCAACCGTTAAGGCA contains the following coding sequences:
- the hprK gene encoding HPr(Ser) kinase/phosphatase; this translates as MTQPLNLASVTAQTLFDDNISELKLSWIAGLEGADNSFSSEAVKLASSSSDLVGHLNLIHPDRMQVFGVPEINYYEKLDPENRKRELAGLISLKPPCLIVADGCEPHDDLVLYCQRSSTPLFKSSTSAAEVIDRLRMYLTKVGAPRVTMHGVFMDILGMGVLIMGDSGLGKSELGLELISRGHGLVADDAVDFARLGPDYIEGRCPPILRDLLEVRGLGLLDIRTIFGETAVRRRMKLRLIVQLVRRNDGEFERLPIDGQSIDVLGFPIRSVKIQVAAGRNLAVLVEAAVRNTILQLRGIDTLKEFMERQRQLMASEDANKNQSRLI
- the rapZ gene encoding RNase adapter RapZ; the encoded protein is MRVFIITGISGSGKSVALNALEDAGYDCVDNLPVDFIHDLVQSLSKQGREKIAVAVDARRGQSIKELPAIIEQLQQNHDVRVLFLNSNTETLVQRFSETRRRHPLSKPDDNRTPQVALIDAIEKERLLLADLAETAHNIDTSHIKAHTLRSWIQDLLKDERPGLTILFESFGFKHGVPRDADLVFDVRCLPNPHYDPQLRPLTGNDPEVANFLREHPEVQAMGDDIRRFIETWLPKYQADRRSYLTIAIGCTGGQHRSVYLVNCLFDYFKKKSQAIAGDDLHLLIRHRELDLNSLKKETSA
- the mutY gene encoding A/G-specific adenine glycosylase, translated to MKFSEVKNFTQDLIDWQKKSGRHDLPWQKNRIAYRVWLSEIMLQQTQVSTVLNRYDEFLKIFPTVECLGAATVDQVLAQWSGMGYYTRARNLHRCAQVVMAEYDGVFPSDPKVLESLPGIGRSTAAAIAVFAYGKRAAILDGNVKRVLARIWGFDQDLSKALHANQLWAHAENLLPHKKTDLIAYTQGLMDFGATHCTQYQPACIDPQNGSCPFKKSCVAHLSERINQIPLKVKKVKVEKIDMTWWVMIHQDQVLLEKRPEKGIWAGLWCFPESQESVKEPSQVMPAFKHVLTHRQMTIKPMKVHLKKRVRLQENQQWFSLNDVAGLGLPKPMSLFLKNLDLVRDGE
- the mutM gene encoding bifunctional DNA-formamidopyrimidine glycosylase/DNA-(apurinic or apyrimidinic site) lyase encodes the protein MPELPEVEVTKQGVEPHVVGKTVTSVAIYDGRLRWPVPANLNKLLVGKKLTQIKRRGKYLLFRMEDGYLLIHLGMTGVLRVANPKDELKKHDRVEIGFGKKLLRLHDPRKFGAVLWAADEDGEIERHPLIAKLGVEPFSDDFSDERAGQHLYEHAKGRQISIKQWLLAGQAVVGVGNIYCSESLFLAGIHPEMPAGKLSKPRASMLASAIKDTLSRAIKAGGSSLKDFVNSDGNPGHFMLQTKVYDRFGLPCLQCKTPIKQIVQGQRSTYFCSKCQKK
- a CDS encoding lipoprotein insertase outer membrane protein LolB; its protein translation is MTIKLKFLLSILLASASFHTWSAPAKSLTPEEMFQILASEISLQRGEASAAYQTYMSMARSLQDGALAQRAMEIAIAGNSPELALDAAKLWDEINPKDAKEILTTLFMLNQRWAESVKPAQAQLSQLKSIAAKEKLINSWRPLLARARDEEASLVAFFSILKASILQINDLDILYTYSLGAEKAKNYDEMEKTLRRIIQKKPDDKNALNALGYSFADRGIKLPEAVSLLKKAHQLAPNDMFILDSLAWANFRLGNTNLAIEQLSKAFETKPEAEIGAHLGEALWSKQDRKGADQVWRKAESLDANNQTLKDTMARLWPDRVPSSSKKSPQLWDGRFAVKVSGNDSKNGGSGAFTLSHEAQTDVLDIRNPMGGAMAKITINASGAKLEDGDKIFEAHDADALLQSYTGLPLPARGLSKWLNGEARVGAPASIERDDKLRAQKMIQDGWTMTFQWTEKNQIKKLDLTRNSPTGLIEIKIIFEELDD
- the ispE gene encoding 4-(cytidine 5'-diphospho)-2-C-methyl-D-erythritol kinase, with the protein product MTKALHLQAPAKINRFLHIVGQREDGYHLLQTVFQLIDLHDDISLTLSPDGCVHRTAGAANIPADDDLVVRAAKLLQEHTQTKQGCTIQVEKRIPMGAGLGGGSSDAAATLWGLNELWNLQLSRQELMDLGVKLGADVPFFLFGQNAFAEGIGELLQAVSLPESCFLLVYPKVHIPTVDVFKDPNLTRNHPAVTISDFIDSPNLEQFGKNDCEEVVIQKYQEVAAVLDWIRQQAPQSSPRMSGSGSSVFVALETDQANHLLSQLPHQWIGFVVRGLSRHPSYNPSS
- a CDS encoding ribose-phosphate pyrophosphokinase, coding for MQHETMMVFTGNANPALAKAVTDHLKVPLGKAAVGRFSDGEIQVEIQENVRGKHVVVLQSTCAPANDNLMELMIMVDALKRASAGRITAVIPYFGYARQDRRPRSARVAISARLVANMLQQVAGVDRVLTMDLHADQIQGFFDIPVDNIYASPILLTDLQTKKSPDLLVVSPDVGGVVRARALAKQLGCDLAIIDKRRPKANVSEVMHVIGEVEGRHCVIMDDMIDTGGTLCKAAQVLKERGAKSVVAYCTHPVLSGGAVGRIAESALDEVVVTDTIPLNDEAKKLNKIRVLSTAPLLAETLSRISTGDSVMSLFADS
- a CDS encoding 50S ribosomal protein L25/general stress protein Ctc; amino-acid sequence: MKVVAYERSVQGTGASRRLRNAGKTPGIIYGGTEAPQAVELDHNALFHALRKEAFHSSILDIEVAGKTQKALLRNYQMHPFKPLVLHIDFQRVDVNKKIHVKVPLHFVNAETAPAVKLGGALISHIATEIEVVCLPADLPEFIQVDLGSIEVGHSIHVKDVALPKGLSLVPHLEVENPVVANARVPTVKAETTEAPVAPAAPVATTAKEPKEEKK